Proteins co-encoded in one Ralstonia sp. RRA genomic window:
- a CDS encoding MBL fold metallo-hydrolase, translating into MKVVVVPVTPFEQNCTLLIGDDGAAAVTDPGGDIERILAAAQQHGARIEKILLTHGHVDHCAAADALRTQLGVPIEGPHKDEAFWIDQLPMQSQRFGFPPAKAFVPDRWLDDGDTVEAAGRTLQVFHCPGHTPGHVVFFSAEDRIAIVGDVLFAGSIGRTDFPRGNHADLIHAIRTKLWPLGDDVTFVPGHGPVSTFGDERATNPYVADRLFANEGTS; encoded by the coding sequence ATGAAAGTCGTTGTCGTCCCCGTTACGCCGTTTGAACAGAACTGCACGCTGCTGATTGGCGACGATGGTGCTGCTGCCGTCACCGACCCGGGCGGCGACATCGAACGCATCCTGGCCGCCGCCCAGCAGCACGGCGCGCGCATCGAAAAGATCCTGCTCACGCACGGCCACGTCGACCACTGCGCCGCTGCCGATGCCCTGCGCACGCAACTCGGCGTGCCCATCGAAGGCCCGCACAAGGACGAAGCCTTCTGGATCGACCAGCTCCCGATGCAGAGCCAGCGCTTCGGCTTTCCGCCGGCCAAGGCGTTCGTGCCGGACCGCTGGCTTGACGATGGCGACACCGTGGAAGCCGCCGGCCGCACGCTGCAGGTGTTCCACTGCCCCGGCCACACGCCTGGCCACGTGGTGTTCTTCAGCGCGGAAGACCGCATCGCCATCGTCGGCGATGTGCTGTTCGCGGGATCGATCGGCCGCACGGATTTTCCGCGCGGCAACCATGCAGACCTGATCCACGCGATCCGCACCAAGCTCTGGCCGCTGGGCGACGACGTCACCTTCGTGCCGGGCCACGGGCCGGTCTCCACCTTTGGCGATGAGCGCGCAACCAACCCGTACGTTGCCGATCGCCTGTTTGCCAACGAAGGCACGTCATGA
- a CDS encoding c-type cytochrome codes for MKFAPTLAAGAVLAGLALSATPALAAVDAARAQAIANQNACMGCHAVDRKLVGPAYKDVAAKYKGDAGAEAKLIKKVREGGMGNWGQIPMPANPKIADADLKTVIDWVLAGAPAK; via the coding sequence ATGAAGTTCGCCCCCACGCTCGCTGCCGGCGCTGTGCTGGCCGGCCTGGCGCTGTCCGCCACGCCGGCGTTGGCCGCTGTTGACGCTGCCCGCGCCCAGGCCATCGCCAACCAGAACGCCTGCATGGGCTGCCACGCCGTGGACCGCAAGCTCGTCGGCCCGGCCTACAAGGATGTCGCCGCCAAGTACAAGGGCGATGCCGGGGCAGAAGCCAAGCTCATCAAGAAGGTGCGTGAAGGCGGCATGGGCAACTGGGGCCAGATCCCGATGCCGGCCAACCCGAAGATCGCCGATGCGGATCTGAAGACCGTGATTGACTGGGTGCTCGCGGGCGCCCCGGCCAAGTGA
- a CDS encoding EamA family transporter, with protein MSPKDLLLALTVVLVWGVNFVVIKVGLHGVPPMLLGALRFALVAFPAVLFVPRPKIPLKWLLAYGATISFGQFAFLFSAMYVGMPAGLASLVLQSQAFFTLTIAALVLREPIRWFHLAGMAVAACGLAIIGMAGGAVTTGMTTAGFLLTLCAAFSWASGNIVTKRIGKVNVVSLVIWGAVIPPIPFLLLSYWMEGPEQIVHSLTNIGWSSIGAIVYLAFGATIFGYSLWSRLLGRYAASQVAPLTLLVPVVGLVSAAVLLGERLVPAQWLGGAVVMAGLLLNVFGGRLATRRAMA; from the coding sequence ATGTCTCCCAAGGATCTGCTGCTGGCCCTGACCGTTGTGCTGGTGTGGGGCGTCAACTTCGTCGTCATCAAGGTGGGCCTGCACGGCGTGCCGCCCATGCTGCTGGGTGCGCTGCGCTTTGCGCTGGTGGCATTCCCGGCGGTGCTGTTCGTGCCGCGCCCGAAGATTCCGCTCAAATGGCTGCTCGCCTATGGCGCCACCATCAGCTTTGGGCAGTTCGCCTTTCTGTTCTCGGCCATGTATGTGGGCATGCCGGCGGGGCTGGCCTCGCTGGTGTTGCAGTCGCAGGCGTTCTTTACGCTGACGATCGCCGCGCTGGTGCTGCGCGAACCGATCCGCTGGTTCCATCTGGCCGGCATGGCCGTTGCCGCGTGCGGGCTGGCGATCATCGGTATGGCGGGTGGCGCCGTGACGACCGGCATGACCACGGCCGGCTTCCTGCTGACGCTGTGTGCGGCGTTCTCGTGGGCCAGCGGCAACATCGTCACCAAGCGCATCGGCAAAGTGAACGTGGTGAGCCTGGTGATCTGGGGCGCGGTGATTCCGCCGATTCCGTTCCTGCTGCTGTCGTACTGGATGGAGGGGCCGGAACAGATTGTCCACAGCCTGACGAACATCGGCTGGTCGAGCATTGGCGCGATCGTCTACCTGGCCTTTGGCGCCACCATCTTCGGCTACAGCCTGTGGAGCCGCCTGCTGGGCCGATACGCGGCCAGCCAGGTCGCGCCGCTCACGCTGCTGGTGCCGGTGGTGGGGCTGGTGTCGGCCGCCGTGCTGCTGGGCGAGCGGCTGGTGCCGGCGCAGTGGCTGGGCGGCGCAGTGGTGATGGCGGGCCTGCTGCTCAACGTATTCGGCGGCCGGCTGGCGACGCGGCGGGCGATGGCCTGA
- a CDS encoding YraN family protein, with protein MVQTAKPITAATGEAGEDRALRYLQARGLSVVTRNYRCKGGEIDLVMRDAAGAVIFVEVRARVARSTQRFGGAAASVTPTKQRRLIAAAEDFLARQADDVPACRFDVIAIDGARIEWMRDAFGADT; from the coding sequence TTGGTTCAAACCGCAAAGCCCATCACCGCAGCCACCGGCGAAGCCGGTGAAGACCGCGCGCTGCGCTATCTGCAGGCGCGCGGTTTGTCGGTGGTCACCCGCAATTATCGCTGCAAGGGCGGCGAGATCGATCTGGTGATGCGCGATGCGGCCGGCGCGGTGATCTTTGTGGAGGTGCGCGCCCGCGTGGCGCGGTCCACGCAGCGCTTTGGCGGTGCGGCCGCCAGCGTGACACCCACCAAGCAGCGCCGCCTGATCGCTGCGGCGGAAGATTTTCTCGCACGGCAGGCCGATGACGTGCCCGCCTGCCGTTTTGACGTCATCGCCATCGACGGCGCACGCATCGAATGGATGCGTGATGCCTTTGGCGCTGACACGTGA
- a CDS encoding c-type cytochrome has product MPVAHRLAVAALLAALSSAHAVQAADRPPTNAQARTWAASCASCHHADTAPGAKSAAQTLPSLAGRSQAELIDTLQAFRNGTRPSTVMGQLARGYDDAQITAIAGWLSRQPQEAP; this is encoded by the coding sequence ATGCCCGTCGCTCACCGACTTGCTGTCGCCGCTTTGCTTGCGGCGCTGTCTTCGGCTCACGCCGTCCAAGCGGCCGATCGCCCGCCCACCAACGCGCAGGCCCGCACCTGGGCCGCCTCCTGCGCGAGCTGCCATCACGCGGATACGGCACCCGGTGCCAAATCGGCCGCGCAGACGTTGCCCTCGCTGGCCGGCCGCTCGCAGGCTGAATTGATCGACACGCTGCAGGCGTTCCGCAACGGCACGCGGCCCTCCACGGTCATGGGCCAGCTCGCGCGCGGCTATGACGATGCGCAGATCACCGCAATTGCCGGCTGGCTGTCGCGCCAACCGCAGGAGGCACCATGA
- the arsC gene encoding arsenate reductase (glutaredoxin) (This arsenate reductase requires both glutathione and glutaredoxin to convert arsenate to arsenite, after which the efflux transporter formed by ArsA and ArsB can extrude the arsenite from the cell, providing resistance.) has translation MQIYHNPRCSKSRTALEQAEAFAEKQGESLEVIEYLKTPPTLAELKTLAKQLDTPLRSLVRENEDEYAQLNLAAASDDALLKAIAEHPKLLQRPVLVRDDKATIGRTPEALDAFLK, from the coding sequence ATGCAGATCTACCACAACCCCCGCTGCTCCAAATCGCGCACCGCGCTTGAACAGGCCGAGGCCTTTGCCGAAAAGCAGGGCGAATCGCTCGAAGTCATCGAGTACCTGAAGACGCCGCCCACGCTGGCCGAGTTGAAGACCCTCGCCAAGCAGCTCGACACCCCGTTGCGCAGCCTGGTGCGTGAAAACGAAGACGAATACGCGCAACTGAATCTGGCCGCCGCCTCGGACGACGCGCTGCTCAAGGCGATTGCCGAGCACCCGAAGCTGCTGCAGCGCCCCGTGCTCGTGCGCGATGACAAGGCCACCATCGGCCGCACACCTGAAGCCCTTGACGCGTTCCTGAAGTAA
- a CDS encoding NAD(P)/FAD-dependent oxidoreductase has translation MNQALRKDRRAVLRALGATALAGPLAACASLSGTRNARVVVVGGGYGGATAAKYVRVFSGNHVDVTLVEPNAAFVSCPLSNLVLSGDRDLASITVPYDALVERHGVRWVRDRAAAIDIGAKQVRLAGGGTLDYDRLILSPGIDFVPGAIPGLANAATAAQAPHAWKAGMQTLALRHRLEAMPNGGTVAISIPLAPYRCPPAPYERACLIANWLQRAKPDSRVLILDANDDVTSKGALFKRVWAERYPQHIEYRPQYNAVDIDATGRVLKFDVQDDVQADVVNLIPPQRAGAIAVQAGLATANGRWCEVDFLSFESKVAPGVHVIGDAIQTAPLMPKSGHMANQHGKVAAAAVVAMLAGHAPDASPLYANTCYSFITPDEAMHVATVHRYDSGERTMVTVQGAGGLSDGPSVAEGKLAQGWSRAIWSDMLG, from the coding sequence ATGAACCAGGCCCTGCGCAAGGACCGGCGCGCCGTACTGCGCGCGCTTGGGGCGACCGCGTTGGCCGGCCCGCTGGCTGCGTGCGCGTCGCTGTCGGGCACGCGTAACGCGCGCGTCGTCGTGGTCGGTGGCGGCTACGGTGGTGCGACAGCCGCGAAGTACGTGCGCGTGTTCTCCGGCAACCATGTCGACGTGACGCTGGTGGAGCCCAATGCCGCATTCGTGTCGTGCCCGCTGTCGAATCTCGTGCTGTCGGGTGACCGTGATCTCGCATCGATTACGGTGCCGTATGACGCGCTGGTCGAGCGCCACGGCGTGCGCTGGGTGCGCGATCGCGCCGCGGCCATCGACATCGGTGCGAAGCAGGTGCGCCTGGCAGGCGGCGGCACGCTGGACTACGACCGGCTGATCCTCTCGCCCGGCATCGATTTCGTGCCGGGGGCGATTCCCGGTCTGGCCAACGCGGCCACGGCTGCACAGGCACCGCACGCGTGGAAGGCCGGCATGCAGACGCTCGCGCTGCGTCACCGGCTGGAGGCGATGCCCAACGGCGGCACGGTGGCGATCAGCATTCCGCTGGCGCCGTACCGCTGCCCGCCCGCGCCGTACGAGCGCGCCTGCCTGATCGCCAACTGGCTGCAGCGTGCCAAGCCCGATTCACGCGTGCTGATCCTCGACGCCAATGACGATGTGACCTCCAAGGGCGCGCTGTTCAAGCGCGTGTGGGCGGAACGTTATCCACAGCACATCGAATATCGCCCGCAATACAACGCGGTCGACATCGACGCCACGGGCCGCGTGCTCAAGTTCGATGTGCAGGACGATGTGCAGGCGGATGTGGTCAACCTCATCCCGCCACAGCGCGCGGGGGCCATTGCCGTGCAGGCCGGACTGGCAACTGCCAATGGGCGCTGGTGTGAAGTCGATTTCCTGTCGTTCGAATCGAAGGTGGCGCCGGGCGTACATGTGATTGGTGACGCCATCCAAACCGCGCCGCTGATGCCCAAATCGGGTCACATGGCCAACCAGCACGGCAAGGTGGCGGCCGCCGCCGTGGTGGCCATGTTGGCCGGCCACGCGCCCGATGCATCGCCGCTGTATGCCAACACCTGCTACAGCTTCATCACCCCCGACGAGGCGATGCACGTGGCGACCGTCCACCGCTATGACTCGGGAGAGCGCACCATGGTGACGGTGCAAGGCGCAGGCGGGCTGTCGGATGGCCCCTCCGTGGCAGAGGGCAAGCTGGCGCAGGGCTGGAGCCGGGCAATCTGGTCGGACATGCTCGGCTAG
- the rsmI gene encoding 16S rRNA (cytidine(1402)-2'-O)-methyltransferase: protein MSDPDWTLLAHDQHYPAGALYVVATPIGNAADVSLRARYVLGMVDAVACEDTRNTGQLLNRLGLSRPMLAAHEHNEREAAARIVARLAQGERIAYVSDAGTPGVSDPGSRIVEAVRAAGQRVIPLPGASAVVTALSAAGELLDTSGGKFTFVGFLPPKAGQRDAAIRQWAAHEPAWVLYEAPHRIDATLAALAEHLPARRLLIGRELTKLFEQIVVLPAAEAPAWLAADASHGKGEFVLVVEGAGAQDAAPTAMAADQVLRLLLAELPAKRAAKLAGAITGAPVDALYQSALALKNDGKD from the coding sequence GTGAGTGATCCTGACTGGACCCTGCTGGCGCACGACCAGCACTATCCCGCCGGCGCATTATATGTGGTGGCCACCCCCATCGGGAACGCTGCCGACGTGTCGCTGCGGGCGCGGTATGTGCTCGGCATGGTCGATGCGGTGGCCTGCGAGGACACGCGCAACACCGGGCAATTGCTCAATCGCCTGGGGCTGTCGCGGCCGATGCTGGCAGCGCATGAGCACAACGAGCGCGAGGCCGCCGCACGCATCGTCGCGCGTCTGGCGCAGGGCGAGCGCATCGCCTATGTGTCGGATGCGGGCACGCCGGGCGTCTCCGACCCTGGCTCACGCATCGTCGAGGCCGTGCGCGCAGCCGGGCAGCGCGTGATTCCGCTGCCGGGGGCGAGCGCGGTGGTGACGGCGCTGTCCGCTGCGGGGGAGCTGCTCGACACGTCGGGCGGGAAATTCACCTTCGTTGGTTTCCTGCCGCCCAAGGCCGGGCAGCGCGATGCGGCCATCCGTCAATGGGCGGCGCACGAGCCGGCGTGGGTTCTGTATGAGGCGCCGCATCGCATCGATGCCACGCTCGCCGCGCTGGCCGAACACCTACCGGCACGCCGCCTTCTCATCGGTCGCGAGTTGACCAAGCTGTTCGAGCAGATCGTCGTGCTGCCGGCCGCCGAAGCACCGGCTTGGCTGGCCGCCGATGCCTCGCACGGCAAGGGCGAATTCGTTCTGGTGGTGGAAGGTGCAGGCGCGCAGGACGCGGCCCCGACGGCGATGGCCGCAGATCAGGTGCTGCGCCTGCTGCTGGCCGAACTGCCCGCCAAGCGCGCTGCCAAGCTGGCCGGGGCGATCACGGGCGCGCCGGTCGACGCGCTATATCAAAGTGCGCTGGCATTGAAAAACGACGGGAAGGATTAA
- the soxZ gene encoding thiosulfate oxidation carrier complex protein SoxZ, with protein MADPMRIRAMENGGTTDVKILMKHDMETGQRKDASGKIVPAWHITNVTVQHSGKTVLDAQFGPAVSKDPFLNFKFKGGAKGDKVTVTWVDNHGDKRTDEASIQ; from the coding sequence ATGGCAGACCCGATGCGCATTCGCGCAATGGAAAACGGCGGCACGACCGACGTGAAGATCCTGATGAAGCACGACATGGAAACCGGCCAGCGCAAGGACGCATCCGGCAAGATCGTGCCGGCCTGGCACATCACCAACGTGACGGTGCAGCACAGCGGCAAGACGGTGCTGGACGCGCAGTTTGGCCCGGCCGTGTCGAAGGATCCGTTCCTCAATTTCAAGTTCAAGGGCGGCGCCAAGGGCGACAAGGTGACGGTCACGTGGGTCGACAACCACGGCGACAAGCGCACCGACGAGGCGTCGATCCAATAA
- a CDS encoding septal ring lytic transglycosylase RlpA family protein: MLKLSPMFSSLPAGRTLRAWLTHGTALLVLAGCAAVPGEPPLNANADKSAAPALKVPDVRDNPDAWGALSFRSVPDSSSLKLDENANTEPGLRADLGTFEQRGVASWYGRGFHGRRTASGERFDMNAFTVAHPSLPLQSWVLVRNLSNDRVVVAKVTDRGPYHGRRVLDVSYAAAKRLDFVKRGSTQVEIRRLSRAEVEALRPELTQTDLASNDGDADVGADEPAPPKKKATKRRAKARR; the protein is encoded by the coding sequence ATGCTCAAGCTTTCCCCCATGTTCTCCAGCCTTCCGGCCGGCCGCACGCTGCGTGCCTGGCTGACGCATGGCACCGCTTTGCTGGTGCTGGCGGGTTGTGCTGCCGTGCCGGGGGAGCCCCCGCTCAACGCCAATGCCGACAAGTCAGCAGCGCCTGCGCTGAAGGTGCCGGACGTGCGTGACAACCCGGATGCCTGGGGTGCGCTGTCGTTCCGCAGCGTGCCAGATTCCAGCAGCCTCAAGCTCGACGAGAACGCCAATACCGAACCGGGTCTGCGCGCAGACCTTGGCACGTTCGAACAGCGCGGCGTCGCCTCCTGGTATGGCCGCGGGTTCCACGGTCGCCGCACGGCCAGCGGTGAGCGCTTCGATATGAACGCCTTCACGGTGGCGCATCCGTCGCTGCCGCTGCAGAGCTGGGTGCTGGTGCGCAACCTCTCCAACGACCGCGTAGTCGTGGCCAAGGTGACGGACCGTGGCCCCTACCACGGCAGGCGCGTCCTCGACGTGTCGTACGCCGCGGCCAAGCGCCTGGATTTCGTCAAGCGTGGTTCAACGCAAGTGGAGATTCGCCGCCTCTCGCGCGCAGAAGTCGAAGCGCTGCGCCCGGAACTCACGCAGACCGATCTCGCCAGCAATGATGGCGACGCCGACGTCGGCGCCGACGAGCCGGCACCGCCGAAGAAAAAGGCGACCAAGCGCCGCGCGAAGGCGCGTCGTTAA
- a CDS encoding exonuclease → MSDDRSDTNDSDDIFADTAPAAPADKPRRKRGNQPPDTRPEIYVSTDIEADGPIPGPHSMLSFASAAYLADKTLIGTFEANLETLPGAQGHPIQMQWWQTQPEAWAACRKNLEAPEVALPRYVEWVESLPGKPVFVAFPAGFDFTYMFWYMMRFAGRSPFGWAALDIKTLAFALTGLPYRRNVKAAFPEHWHDPLPHTHVALDDAKEQGALFCNMLAELRVREAEHAAIQTALHSAQD, encoded by the coding sequence ATGAGCGACGACAGAAGCGATACCAACGACAGCGACGACATCTTCGCCGACACGGCTCCGGCTGCACCTGCAGACAAGCCCCGGCGCAAGCGCGGCAACCAGCCGCCTGACACGCGGCCCGAGATTTACGTCAGCACCGACATCGAAGCCGACGGGCCCATCCCCGGGCCACACTCGATGCTGAGTTTCGCGAGCGCGGCGTACCTGGCTGACAAGACGCTCATTGGCACGTTCGAGGCGAATCTCGAAACGCTGCCCGGTGCGCAGGGGCACCCGATCCAGATGCAATGGTGGCAAACGCAGCCCGAGGCCTGGGCTGCGTGCCGCAAGAATCTCGAAGCGCCCGAAGTGGCCCTGCCGCGCTACGTGGAATGGGTCGAGAGCCTGCCCGGCAAGCCGGTGTTCGTGGCGTTTCCGGCGGGGTTCGATTTCACGTACATGTTCTGGTACATGATGCGGTTTGCCGGGCGCTCGCCGTTCGGCTGGGCCGCACTCGACATCAAGACGCTGGCCTTTGCGCTCACGGGCCTGCCGTACCGGCGCAACGTCAAGGCGGCCTTTCCCGAGCACTGGCACGACCCGCTGCCACACACGCATGTCGCGCTGGATGACGCGAAGGAGCAAGGCGCCCTCTTCTGCAACATGCTCGCTGAACTGCGTGTGCGAGAAGCCGAGCACGCGGCAATACAAACCGCCCTGCACAGCGCGCAAGACTGA
- the soxY gene encoding thiosulfate oxidation carrier protein SoxY — MTDSVNLSRRDVLRAGAMMALLVSAGLATPAQAAEWNKTAFAIKGVNDVLKQLGGGTVDKGGAGIQLTAPDIAENGAVVPLVVTSTLPGTDLIAILVEKNPNTLAATFAIPAGTDPFVSTRVKMGETSTVYAAVRANGKWVLASKEVKVTLGGCGG, encoded by the coding sequence ATGACCGATTCCGTGAACCTCTCCCGCCGTGACGTGCTGCGCGCAGGTGCCATGATGGCGCTGCTCGTATCCGCCGGCCTCGCCACCCCGGCACAGGCCGCCGAGTGGAACAAGACCGCCTTCGCCATCAAGGGCGTGAACGACGTGCTCAAGCAACTGGGCGGCGGCACTGTCGACAAGGGCGGCGCTGGTATCCAACTGACCGCACCGGACATCGCCGAAAACGGCGCCGTGGTGCCGCTGGTGGTGACCAGCACGCTGCCAGGCACCGACCTGATTGCCATCCTGGTGGAAAAGAACCCGAACACGCTGGCCGCCACGTTTGCCATTCCGGCCGGCACCGATCCGTTCGTGAGCACCCGCGTGAAGATGGGCGAGACCTCGACGGTCTACGCAGCGGTGCGTGCCAATGGCAAGTGGGTGCTGGCGAGCAAGGAAGTGAAGGTCACCCTGGGTGGCTGCGGCGGTTAA
- a CDS encoding BON domain-containing protein, with protein MKLSSPTFASARRIVVLAALAGVTATQLTACFPLFAGAVAGGVALATDRRPTATQTIDRGLQMEAENTLISRYDGRAHVNVTVYNRKVLLTGEAGTEATKQEIGQYAQKLENAREVVNELVVTPESSTFGSRTNDTYITTKVKSVLAGTEGVPWNSIKVTTEAQTVFLLGVVTEAEGNKATEAVRTVGGVNKVVKVFDYVTEEERKRLDTNASSSNPQTAPGTPAPVQQGTPTATQAPAPVTSASPGVTVSPTTSPALPPGKQLP; from the coding sequence ATGAAACTCTCGTCGCCTACGTTTGCCAGCGCCCGCCGCATTGTCGTGCTGGCCGCCCTGGCGGGTGTCACCGCCACGCAGTTGACCGCCTGCTTCCCGCTGTTTGCCGGTGCCGTGGCCGGTGGTGTGGCACTGGCCACCGACCGGCGCCCGACTGCCACCCAGACCATCGACCGCGGCCTGCAGATGGAAGCCGAGAACACGCTGATCTCGCGCTACGACGGCCGTGCCCACGTGAACGTGACGGTCTACAACCGCAAGGTGCTGCTGACCGGTGAAGCCGGTACCGAGGCAACCAAGCAGGAGATCGGCCAGTACGCGCAGAAGCTGGAGAACGCGCGTGAGGTCGTCAACGAGCTCGTGGTGACGCCGGAGTCGAGCACGTTCGGTTCGCGCACCAACGACACGTACATCACCACCAAGGTGAAGAGCGTGCTGGCCGGCACGGAAGGTGTGCCCTGGAACTCCATCAAGGTGACCACCGAAGCCCAGACCGTCTTCCTGCTGGGCGTGGTGACCGAGGCCGAAGGCAACAAGGCCACCGAGGCCGTACGCACCGTGGGCGGCGTCAACAAGGTCGTGAAGGTGTTCGATTACGTGACCGAAGAGGAGCGCAAGCGCCTGGATACGAACGCATCGTCGAGCAATCCGCAGACCGCGCCGGGTACACCGGCCCCGGTGCAGCAGGGCACGCCGACGGCAACGCAGGCACCCGCACCGGTCACCTCGGCCTCGCCGGGCGTGACGGTGTCGCCGACCACCTCGCCGGCACTGCCGCCGGGCAAGCAACTGCCCTGA
- the soxX gene encoding sulfur oxidation c-type cytochrome SoxX translates to MTRLTLIALALVAGTAHAADAITPPKPDAKADAALAKVIHESFVSKGPATVEGVTERDDVQKTCSQYADRNAVPAAVAKKLEDAQMKTIHYPADNKWLGDWKEGEKTAQSGRGMQFSDPAGGANGANCYACHRLSKDEVSYGTIGPSLYQYGKLRGDSEAILRYTWGKIYNSNAYAACSNMPRFGHKGILTEQQIRDVMALLFDPASPVNQ, encoded by the coding sequence ATGACCCGACTGACCCTCATTGCGTTGGCACTCGTTGCCGGCACCGCACACGCTGCGGATGCCATCACGCCACCCAAGCCCGATGCCAAGGCCGACGCCGCGCTCGCCAAGGTCATCCACGAAAGCTTCGTCTCCAAAGGCCCGGCCACCGTGGAGGGCGTAACCGAGCGCGACGACGTGCAGAAGACCTGCAGCCAGTACGCCGACCGCAACGCTGTGCCGGCCGCCGTCGCCAAAAAGCTGGAAGACGCGCAGATGAAGACCATCCATTACCCCGCTGACAACAAGTGGCTGGGTGACTGGAAGGAAGGCGAGAAGACCGCGCAGAGCGGCCGCGGCATGCAGTTCTCCGACCCCGCTGGCGGGGCCAACGGTGCCAATTGCTATGCGTGCCATCGACTGTCGAAGGACGAAGTGTCGTACGGCACTATCGGCCCGTCGCTGTATCAGTACGGCAAGCTGCGCGGCGATTCGGAGGCGATCCTGCGCTACACGTGGGGCAAGATCTACAACTCCAACGCGTATGCGGCGTGCTCCAACATGCCGCGCTTCGGGCACAAGGGCATCCTGACCGAACAGCAGATCCGTGATG
- a CDS encoding DsrE family protein, producing MRRSFFRVTAALAALGVAGKAAAQTAPRAGGAGARYKVVYQLSEGIDQAVRAIGNLRNHLNGAPGTKIVVVALGHGIEFLVEGAKDAQGRPFDAPVAALASMGVEFRVCHNSLMAFKVPEDKLLLEAKVVPAGVVEITRLQQEEGFAYLKP from the coding sequence ATGCGACGCAGTTTCTTCCGTGTGACCGCTGCGCTGGCAGCGCTGGGCGTGGCAGGCAAGGCCGCCGCGCAGACCGCACCCCGTGCCGGCGGCGCCGGTGCCCGCTACAAGGTGGTGTACCAACTGAGCGAAGGCATCGACCAAGCCGTGCGCGCGATCGGCAACCTGCGCAACCACCTCAACGGCGCACCCGGCACGAAGATCGTGGTGGTGGCGCTGGGGCACGGCATCGAATTCCTCGTCGAAGGGGCCAAGGATGCACAGGGCCGCCCGTTCGACGCGCCGGTCGCCGCGCTGGCCAGCATGGGCGTGGAGTTTCGCGTGTGCCACAACTCGCTGATGGCCTTCAAGGTGCCGGAAGACAAGCTGCTGCTCGAAGCCAAGGTGGTGCCCGCCGGTGTGGTGGAGATCACCCGCTTGCAGCAAGAAGAAGGCTTCGCCTATCTCAAACCGTAG
- the soxA gene encoding sulfur oxidation c-type cytochrome SoxA produces MKRTKRIVALAAALAAGIALVANAQDAKDQKDSVAAGIAQYREMLADGNPAELWEAAGEELWKKPAGPKQASLEACDLGAGPGVMKGAYAKLPRFFKDTGRVMDAEQRLMYCRMTLQGLTKEEASARPFSSPGKPSDIERLMAYITSESRGTAIDIPLAHPEEKRVYELGRRMFFYRGGAYDFACATCHAQPGQRIRLQELPDLLTADGARFAYSTWPGYRVSQGEVRTMQHRLYDCLRQQRFPEPLYGSEVITALELFLARNANGGKMDAPSIKR; encoded by the coding sequence GTGAAACGCACCAAACGAATCGTCGCGCTGGCCGCGGCGCTGGCGGCCGGCATTGCCCTGGTGGCCAATGCGCAGGACGCCAAAGACCAGAAAGACAGCGTCGCCGCCGGCATCGCGCAGTACCGCGAAATGCTGGCCGACGGCAACCCGGCCGAACTCTGGGAAGCCGCCGGCGAAGAACTCTGGAAGAAGCCCGCCGGCCCGAAACAGGCCTCGCTCGAAGCGTGCGACCTGGGCGCAGGCCCTGGCGTCATGAAGGGCGCGTACGCCAAGCTGCCGCGCTTCTTCAAGGACACCGGCCGCGTGATGGACGCCGAACAGCGCCTCATGTACTGCCGCATGACGCTGCAGGGGCTGACGAAGGAAGAGGCTTCGGCCCGCCCGTTCTCGTCGCCGGGCAAGCCGTCGGACATCGAACGGCTGATGGCGTACATCACCTCCGAATCGCGCGGCACGGCCATCGACATTCCGCTCGCACATCCGGAAGAAAAGCGCGTGTACGAACTCGGCCGCCGCATGTTCTTCTATCGCGGCGGCGCATATGACTTTGCGTGCGCCACATGCCATGCCCAGCCGGGGCAGCGCATCCGCCTGCAGGAACTGCCCGATCTGCTGACCGCCGATGGCGCGCGCTTTGCGTATTCCACATGGCCTGGCTATCGCGTCTCGCAAGGCGAGGTGCGCACGATGCAGCACCGCCTGTACGACTGCCTGCGCCAGCAGCGCTTTCCGGAGCCGCTCTATGGCAGCGAGGTGATCACCGCGCTGGAGCTGTTCCTCGCCCGCAACGCCAACGGCGGCAAGATGGACGCGCCGTCGATCAAACGATGA